AATTCAAAATGATCCGAAAGTTATTGAAGTTTATCTAGGTTCCTCGGAAGAATAAAAAGTCAAACGATTAAAATTAGTTAAAAAGGGTTGACAATGTTACACATATCTGATCTCAATGTTTACTACGGAGAAAGTCATATTTTAAGAGATGTTGATCTTAACATTAATGCGGGAGAAATGGTCTGTTTAATCGGACGTAATGGCGTGGGTAAAACTACCCTATTAAAAACCTTGATGGGTATCTTAAAACCGCGAGCGGGAGCAATTAATTATGAGCAACAAAACCTGATTAATAAAACCTCAGATCAAAGAGCCAGATTAGGACTGGGTTATGTGCCGCAGGGGAGGGATATTATTCCCCGTTTAACGGTAAAAGAGAATTTAATTCTCGGTTTGGAAGCTTTACCCACAAGGAGAAAAAATGCCACAATTCCCGAAGAAATCTTCGATTTATTTCCCGTTTTAAAACCCATGTTATCGCGGATGGGAGGAGATTTAAGCGGTGGACAACAACAGCAATTAGCCATCGCTCGCGCCTTAGTGGGGGAACCAAAATTATTAATTTTAGATGAACCCACGGAAGGAATTCAACCGTCAATTATTCTCGAAATTGAAGCGGCGGTGCGGCGTATTGTTGCCAGCAAAGGAATCGCCGTTTTATTAGTAGAACAACACCTGCATTTTGTCCGCCAAGCTGATCGATATTATGCCATGCAGAAAGGGGGAATTGTTGCTTCCGGTTTCACGAGCGAATTAAGTCAAGAAGTCATTCAGCGATTTTTGGCGGTTTAAACTTAACTTTTTCCTTGATATATGACTCAAATAGTCGTAATTGGTGGCGGGGCAGCGGGATTTTTTGGCGCAATTAAAGCGGCAGAATCTAACCCAAAAGCTGGCGTTACTATCCTAGAAGCGGCAAAAGAACCTCTGGGGAAAGTGCGGATTTCGGGAGGGGGACGCTGTAATGTCACCCATCATTGTTTTGACGTTTCCCAATTAGTTAATTATTATCCTCGCGGTGGCAAAGCACTACGGGGAGCTTTTAGTCGGTTTCAACCCCAAGATACTATTAAATGGTTTGAATTGCGGGGGGTAAAACTCAAAACAGAAGCGGATGGGCGAATGTTTCCCAGCACCGATAATTCTGAAACTATTGTTAATTGTCTGCGGGAAAGTGCGACTTTTGCTGGGGTTAATTTAAGGCTAAATTCCCCAGTTAAATCGGTTAAAAAACAGGAAGAAAGTTTTTTAATTGAATTAAAAAGAGAGGAGCAAATTAGGGCAGATAAGCTTTTAATTGCTACGGGAAGTAGTCCTTTTGGCTATCGTACCGCTCAAGATTTAGGTCATTCTCTAGTCTCTCCTGTGCCTTCTTTATTTACCTTTCAAATTGCCGATCCTCGTCTGCAAGATTTGTTAGGGGTTACTGTGGATAAAGTGCGAGTTCGTCTTGGGGGAAGCAAATTAGAACAAATCGGACCTTTATTAATTACCCATTGGGGAGTTAGTGGCCCGGCTATTTTAAAACTTTCTGCTTGGGGAGCGCGGGTGCTTCACGAGCATCATTACCGAATGCCTTTAATAATTAATTGGTTAGGGGATTATCATCCTGAAAAATTGCGAGAAATTATCTTACAAACAAAAAGTGAATATCCGAAAAGAAAACTTTTTAATTATTGTCCCTTTGAGCAGTTACCTAAGCGTCTTTGGCAGAGTTTATTAAGTTACTTGACTGTTAACGCGGAAACTCCCTGGGCCGAATTATCTAAAAATACTCTCAATCGATTAATGACTGAATTACAGCAAGGGGAATATCAAATCAAAGGAAAAGGGGTGTTTAAGGAGGAATTTGTCACCTCTGGGGGAGTGAATCTTCAGGAAGTGGATTTTAAAACTATGGAAAGTAAAATCTGTCCGGGGTTATATTTTGCCGGGGAGGTATTAGATATCGATGCAGTCACGGGGGGATTTAATTTTCAAAGTGCTTGGACCACTGGTTATCTCGCCGGACAAGCTATGGGCAATAGAAGGGTGTAGGGAGAAACAATTCATAACTTGAGAGTTAATCACACTATTAAAAACGGATTTGGGATAAAAGTCTTATTCAACAAGGTTTTTAGATTTATTCAGCCAGCCCTACTTATACTAAATCCTGTTTAAAAAGTATAGGATAGTGGGGTGTGGGGTGTGGGGTGTGGGGAGAAACAATTCATAACTTGAGAGTTAATCACACTATTAAAAAGGGATTTGGTATTAAACGTCGTAAAATTGATTTCGCCGCTAATAAAAAAGTCGATTGACACAGGGAGCAGTTAGCGGCAAAAATTGACTCTATTAGCCTTTGGCAAGCTCTAGAATTGATTGTGTAACAGGTTAATTAAGTCTAGCTCGATCTCGAAAAAAAACAACTAATAATGATCATCGCAGGAGAAAGAAGCGGAGTCGGTAAAACGACGATTACTCTGGCAATCTTGGCCTATTTAATCAGTCGTGGCGATCGAGTGCAATCTTTTAAAGTCGGGCCCGATTATATCGATCCCATGTTCCATACCCATTTTACCGGTCGCCCCTGTCGCAATCTCGATCCGGTTTTAACTTCCGAAGACTATGTAAAAACCTGTTTTGCCCAACATTGTCAAAATGTCGATTATGCTCTGATTGAAGGGGTAATGGGGCTATTTGATGGTATTCAATTAAGCGATACTCAATTTCCCGATTATGCCAGCACCGCCCATATTGCCCGTATTTTAGGGCTTCCTCTGCTATTAGTTATCGATTGTAGTCGTTTATCTACCTCGGTCGCCGCTATTGTCCGCGGTTATCAATCTTTAGACAAAAATCTCCATCTAGCCGGAGTTATCCTCAATCGGGTTGGTAGCGATCGCCACCTGCAATTACTGCAAACCGCCCTAGAATCCATCAATATGCCGATTGTCGGGGTTCTGCGTCGTCAAGATTCCCTGACAATTCCTGATCGCCATCTAGGATTAGTTCCCAGGGATGAACTAGGAGAAATCAGGGAACTGCAAGATCAACTGGCTTCTATTGCCCAAAACTGCTTTAATTGGGACATTCTCTTGCCTTTACTCACTATTTCTCCCCAAGAGAACCCGAAAAATCCCACAGAAGCAAATAAGCTTTTTCCCCCTATCCGTATCGGTATTGCCAGAGATAAGGCTTTTAACTTTTATTACCCCGATAATCTCGATATTTTAGCCAATTTAGGCGCGGAATTAATCTTTTGGAGTCCCTTGCAAGGGGCAAATTTGCCCGAAAACCTGCAAGGGTTGTACTTTGGTGGCGGTTTTCCCGAAATCTTTGCCCCGGAATTAGCGGCTAACACCCCTATCCTAACTCAGGTGAGAAAAGCGATCGCCTCCGGAATGCCCACCTATGCCGAATGTGGGGGATTAATGTATTTATGTGACAAAATAGTTGATTTTGAGCAAAAAAACTATTCTATGGTGCAAATAATCCCCCAATCTGCTATAATGTCCCCGAAATTAACCCTAGGTTATCGGCAAGCCATCGCCAAACAGGAAACGATCCTGCTCAAACCGGGTCAACCAGTGCGCGGCCATGAATTCCATCGCTCCCAACTAAGCGGGGTGAGCGACGCACCGATTTATCAACTACAACCATTCCCCAGGGGTGCTATCAATGCCGAAGGGTGGCAAGGTAAGAATCTGCACGCTTCCTATCTCCACCTACATTTTGGGGCTAATCTCAGTCTGCCGAAAAAATTTTTAGCTGCTGGCCTTGATTTTTTCCGAACAGCTGCGTTAAGCTGATTGCAGATAAATCTAATAATTAATCCGTTAAGGGATACAGGAGGTGATGTCGATGGTAGAAAGTAGTAAAAGCATGGGTCTCCTAATCGACAATAGCCGGCTGTGCGCCGGGGCTGTTCTCTAGACCCCCACGTCTAAACAAGATTTAGACTAGCTGGAGTTCCTTCCGGCAGTCTGGTGTCGATTCTGATGACCCGCTACACCGCCCTTACCGAGCAATTGGTAAGGGCGGATAGTTTTTGAGGGTTTCCCGTCATCTAGGAACCCCAGAACCAGAAGTAACTATTCGTACAAACCAAGGGTAAGCTGCCCGCACAGCTAAATTAGTCTAGGCCGATAAGGGAACAGGGAACAGCAAGGGTTATCTGCTTTTAGAGTTTTAACCTATTGACATCGTTGTTAAGATAACTGCTACAGGTTTTGTTTAAGTGCCGTCAGGATCGACAGGGTGGCCACTTTGTCAACCGGTCAAGGGAAAAAAATGAGATCACATCTTTCCCTAAGCAATTAGATCGTGTATAATGGCAAAAGAATGGAAAGGCTATATGCGTCATCAAACTGTGTAGTCAACCTATAAGGTGTGAGGAAAAAACCATCATGTTAAAAATGTTCTGGAAATCATTGCTGGTTAGCCCAGCAATTTTAGGGGCTACCTTGGTAGCTTCCGCTAATGCTAGTAGCTTCGATCCCGTCAAATCTACCAGTGTTTCTACCGAATTTAACAATCTAGAAATCGCTCAAGTTCAGGACAACGGTGCAGGAACTGGCGAATTACTCAATCAGATCGAACAGTACGGTAACGAAGGTCAAGTGGCACCCGTACAGGGTAACAGCATCGATCAAGTCACCAGCGTTAACCAACTGCGCGATGTTTCTCCCACCGCTTGGGCCTATGAGGCCTTAAGAAGCCTTGTGGAGCGCTATGGTTGTATTGTTGGTTATCCCGATCGCACCTTCCGGGGCGACCGAGCCTTAACCCGTTGGGAGTTTGCGGCTGGTTTAAACGCTTGCTTAAACGTGATGGAACGTTTAATTCAAGATGGTGTCAACGTCCTCAAGGAAGACTTAGATGCCCTCAAGCGCTTAATGGACGAGTTCCAAGCCGAGTTAGCAGCCTTGGGAGCTAGAGTTGACAACCTAGAAAGCCGGGTTTCTTTCCTAGAAAATAATCAATTCTCCACCACCACCAAATTAG
This portion of the Microcystis aeruginosa NIES-2549 genome encodes:
- the urtE gene encoding urea ABC transporter ATP-binding subunit UrtE; its protein translation is MLHISDLNVYYGESHILRDVDLNINAGEMVCLIGRNGVGKTTLLKTLMGILKPRAGAINYEQQNLINKTSDQRARLGLGYVPQGRDIIPRLTVKENLILGLEALPTRRKNATIPEEIFDLFPVLKPMLSRMGGDLSGGQQQQLAIARALVGEPKLLILDEPTEGIQPSIILEIEAAVRRIVASKGIAVLLVEQHLHFVRQADRYYAMQKGGIVASGFTSELSQEVIQRFLAV
- a CDS encoding NAD(P)/FAD-dependent oxidoreductase, which translates into the protein MTQIVVIGGGAAGFFGAIKAAESNPKAGVTILEAAKEPLGKVRISGGGRCNVTHHCFDVSQLVNYYPRGGKALRGAFSRFQPQDTIKWFELRGVKLKTEADGRMFPSTDNSETIVNCLRESATFAGVNLRLNSPVKSVKKQEESFLIELKREEQIRADKLLIATGSSPFGYRTAQDLGHSLVSPVPSLFTFQIADPRLQDLLGVTVDKVRVRLGGSKLEQIGPLLITHWGVSGPAILKLSAWGARVLHEHHYRMPLIINWLGDYHPEKLREIILQTKSEYPKRKLFNYCPFEQLPKRLWQSLLSYLTVNAETPWAELSKNTLNRLMTELQQGEYQIKGKGVFKEEFVTSGGVNLQEVDFKTMESKICPGLYFAGEVLDIDAVTGGFNFQSAWTTGYLAGQAMGNRRV
- a CDS encoding cobyrinate a,c-diamide synthase — protein: MIIAGERSGVGKTTITLAILAYLISRGDRVQSFKVGPDYIDPMFHTHFTGRPCRNLDPVLTSEDYVKTCFAQHCQNVDYALIEGVMGLFDGIQLSDTQFPDYASTAHIARILGLPLLLVIDCSRLSTSVAAIVRGYQSLDKNLHLAGVILNRVGSDRHLQLLQTALESINMPIVGVLRRQDSLTIPDRHLGLVPRDELGEIRELQDQLASIAQNCFNWDILLPLLTISPQENPKNPTEANKLFPPIRIGIARDKAFNFYYPDNLDILANLGAELIFWSPLQGANLPENLQGLYFGGGFPEIFAPELAANTPILTQVRKAIASGMPTYAECGGLMYLCDKIVDFEQKNYSMVQIIPQSAIMSPKLTLGYRQAIAKQETILLKPGQPVRGHEFHRSQLSGVSDAPIYQLQPFPRGAINAEGWQGKNLHASYLHLHFGANLSLPKKFLAAGLDFFRTAALS